The following are encoded together in the Hyalangium ruber genome:
- a CDS encoding phytoene desaturase family protein, with protein sequence MVRHVIVVGAGPGGLSTAINLAGQGLKVTVVEKDAVPGGRMKGLALGERGEYALDTGPSILQLPGVLERIFVRSGKRLEDYVKLVPLEPNTRVHFWDGTHLDTSKDPERMAAQLAQYGADKPEALRAWLAEGREKYAIAYEKFIATNAGSLGYYAPWRLASTLRFKPWQTLYRHLDGFFHDDRITYALAYPSKYLGLHPTTCSSVFSVIPYLELAFGVWHVEGGFRELARGMMRCAQDLGATFRMGEAVEQVRVDAGRAVGVRLANGQTLEADAVVVNADLAYAAQNLVPAEARAGTQLSDAALEKAKYSCSTFMAYYGLDTVYSDLPHHLIYLSENARRTDRDALEDRYVDLEDPPFYVCNPCVTDASGAPKGHSTLYVLVPTPNTAQPVDWAATERALRERIPDMLAKVGLKDVRRHIRSERYFTAETWRDDFHVFRGAVFNLSHTWLQLGPLRPKVKNPDVEGLYWVGGGTHPGSGLLTIMESANIAADYLTREAGKGPLPQWPYVPPLA encoded by the coding sequence ATGGTGCGACACGTCATCGTCGTGGGAGCGGGGCCTGGAGGGCTGTCGACGGCCATCAACCTGGCGGGCCAGGGGTTGAAGGTCACCGTGGTGGAGAAGGACGCGGTGCCCGGAGGGCGGATGAAGGGGCTGGCGCTGGGCGAGCGCGGCGAGTACGCGCTGGACACGGGCCCGTCGATTCTCCAGTTGCCGGGAGTGCTGGAGCGCATCTTCGTGCGCTCGGGCAAGCGGCTGGAGGACTACGTGAAGCTGGTGCCGCTGGAGCCCAACACACGGGTCCACTTCTGGGACGGCACGCACCTGGACACCTCGAAGGACCCGGAGCGCATGGCGGCGCAGCTGGCCCAGTACGGCGCCGACAAGCCGGAGGCGCTGCGGGCGTGGCTGGCGGAGGGGCGGGAGAAGTACGCCATCGCCTACGAGAAGTTCATCGCCACCAACGCGGGGAGCCTGGGCTACTACGCGCCATGGCGGCTGGCCTCCACGCTGCGCTTCAAGCCGTGGCAGACGCTGTACCGGCACCTGGATGGGTTCTTCCACGATGACCGGATTACGTACGCGCTGGCGTACCCCTCGAAGTACCTGGGGTTGCACCCGACGACGTGCTCCTCGGTGTTCAGCGTGATTCCGTACCTGGAGCTGGCCTTCGGGGTGTGGCACGTGGAAGGGGGCTTCCGGGAGCTGGCGCGGGGGATGATGCGGTGCGCGCAGGACCTGGGGGCGACGTTCCGGATGGGGGAGGCGGTGGAGCAGGTGCGGGTGGACGCGGGGCGAGCGGTGGGGGTGCGGCTGGCGAACGGGCAGACGCTGGAGGCGGACGCGGTGGTGGTGAACGCGGACCTGGCGTACGCGGCGCAGAACCTGGTGCCGGCGGAGGCGCGTGCGGGCACCCAGCTGTCGGACGCGGCGCTGGAGAAGGCGAAGTACTCGTGCAGCACGTTCATGGCGTACTACGGGCTGGACACGGTGTACTCGGACTTGCCGCACCACCTCATCTATCTATCGGAGAACGCGCGGCGTACGGACCGGGATGCGCTGGAGGACCGGTACGTGGACCTGGAGGATCCTCCGTTCTACGTGTGCAACCCGTGCGTGACGGATGCGTCGGGAGCGCCGAAGGGGCACTCGACGTTGTACGTGCTGGTGCCGACGCCGAACACGGCGCAGCCGGTGGACTGGGCGGCGACGGAGCGGGCGTTGCGCGAGCGGATTCCGGACATGCTGGCGAAGGTGGGGCTGAAGGACGTGCGCCGGCACATCCGCTCGGAGCGCTACTTCACGGCGGAGACGTGGCGGGACGACTTCCACGTGTTCCGAGGGGCGGTGTTCAACCTCTCGCACACGTGGCTGCAGCTGGGCCCGCTGCGGCCGAAGGTGAAGAACCCGGACGTGGAGGGGCTGTACTGGGTGGGCGGAGGAACGCACCCGGGCAGCGGGCTGCTCACCATCATGGAGAGCGCGAACATTGCTGCGGACTACCTGACACGGGAGGCGGGCAAGGGACCGTTGCCGCAGTGGCCGTACGTGCCGCCGCTCGCCTGA
- a CDS encoding chemotaxis protein CheW, producing the protein MTPTPREVLLFTLEGLRYALPSADVRELVRAARLTPLPQAPDVVEGLLNLRGELLPVLDLRRRFRLPPRPLAPLDHFIVARAGSRTVVLRVDRAEGLLTLEPGAVDEAPSALPGVGYVAGVVKLPEGLVLVHDLRSFLSEAEALALDTALANAPGAS; encoded by the coding sequence ATGACTCCCACTCCCCGAGAGGTCCTGCTCTTCACCCTGGAAGGCCTGCGCTACGCCCTGCCCTCGGCGGATGTGCGGGAGCTGGTCCGCGCCGCGCGGCTCACCCCCCTGCCCCAGGCCCCCGACGTGGTGGAGGGACTGCTCAACCTGCGCGGCGAGCTGCTGCCCGTGCTGGACCTGCGCCGCCGCTTCCGGCTGCCCCCTCGCCCCCTGGCCCCGCTCGACCACTTCATCGTCGCCCGGGCCGGCTCCCGCACCGTGGTGCTGCGCGTGGACCGGGCCGAGGGGCTGCTCACGCTCGAGCCCGGCGCGGTGGACGAGGCCCCCAGCGCCCTGCCCGGCGTGGGTTACGTGGCCGGCGTCGTGAAGCTCCCCGAGGGCCTGGTGCTCGTCCACGACTTGCGGAGCTTCTTGTCCGAGGCCGAGGCGCTCGCCCTCGACACGGCGCTGGCGAACGCCCCGGGGGCCTCGTGA
- a CDS encoding CheR family methyltransferase, translated as MSPFLVAWSHPSYGRVFEQVQARAGLLAPTCVPAAEEGISRAMARAGCSDFELYLARLSTEPSAFDDLLIELTIGETYFFRTHEHFDFVRQQALPELRRLRGPGHTFRVWSAGCSSGEEPYSLAVLLMEEGLGDHMEVVATDISRAALARAHKARYGPWSLRGEGAERMTPFLRPDDKQYVLDTEVRRRVRFRHLNLALDTWPSTDSGVHGMDIIFCRNVLIYFTRATIEAVARRLHESLAEGGFLLTGPSDPSLHGLAPLEPLLLPWGIAWRRAPAGTARALLPPVSVYSPPPAPPTPPPAIFSPPPVSPPPAPREPPPAPPLAPVVAPPPLEPARQALARGDWREAARLAEAEVDSPETALVAVRALANVEPEKAVRACAEAAARYPLSAELRYLEAVLLLGLGRLAEAERAVRQVLYLEPSLAVAYLTLGHVLRRLGDTAGALRAFRATERLCAALPPDAPLPLGEGERAGALARVAGAELERLEHTREEG; from the coding sequence GTGAGCCCCTTCCTCGTCGCCTGGAGCCACCCGAGCTACGGGCGCGTCTTCGAGCAGGTCCAGGCCCGCGCCGGGCTGCTGGCCCCCACCTGCGTTCCCGCCGCCGAGGAGGGCATCAGCCGCGCCATGGCCCGCGCCGGCTGCTCCGACTTCGAGCTCTACCTGGCGCGGCTCTCCACCGAGCCGAGCGCCTTCGATGACCTGCTCATCGAGCTCACCATCGGCGAGACGTACTTCTTCCGCACCCACGAGCACTTCGACTTCGTGCGCCAGCAGGCCCTGCCCGAGCTGCGGCGGCTGCGCGGCCCGGGGCACACCTTCCGGGTGTGGAGCGCGGGGTGCTCCTCCGGCGAGGAGCCCTACTCGCTGGCCGTGCTGCTGATGGAGGAGGGCCTTGGCGACCACATGGAGGTGGTCGCCACCGACATCTCCCGCGCCGCGCTCGCACGCGCCCACAAGGCCCGCTATGGCCCGTGGTCCCTGCGGGGCGAAGGCGCCGAGCGGATGACGCCCTTCCTGCGCCCGGACGACAAGCAGTACGTGCTCGACACCGAGGTGCGCCGGCGCGTGCGCTTCCGCCACCTCAACCTCGCGCTCGACACGTGGCCCTCCACCGACAGCGGCGTCCACGGCATGGACATCATCTTCTGCCGCAACGTGCTCATCTACTTCACCCGCGCCACCATCGAGGCCGTGGCCCGCCGCCTCCATGAGAGCCTGGCCGAGGGGGGCTTCCTGCTCACCGGCCCCTCGGATCCATCCCTCCACGGGCTGGCCCCGCTGGAGCCCCTGCTCCTGCCGTGGGGCATCGCCTGGCGCCGTGCCCCCGCGGGCACCGCTCGCGCGCTCCTGCCTCCTGTCTCCGTCTACTCCCCGCCTCCCGCGCCTCCGACGCCCCCTCCCGCCATCTTCTCTCCGCCTCCCGTGAGCCCTCCTCCCGCGCCCCGGGAGCCTCCCCCCGCGCCCCCTCTGGCCCCCGTGGTGGCGCCCCCGCCGCTGGAGCCCGCGCGGCAGGCGCTGGCGCGAGGCGATTGGCGCGAGGCAGCGCGGCTCGCCGAGGCAGAGGTGGACAGCCCCGAGACAGCGCTCGTGGCGGTGCGCGCCCTGGCCAACGTGGAGCCCGAGAAGGCGGTGCGGGCCTGCGCCGAGGCCGCCGCCCGCTACCCGCTCTCCGCCGAGCTGCGCTACCTGGAGGCCGTGCTCCTGCTGGGCCTGGGCCGGCTCGCCGAGGCCGAGCGCGCCGTGCGGCAGGTGCTCTACCTGGAGCCCTCGCTCGCGGTGGCCTACCTCACCCTGGGCCATGTGCTGCGGCGCCTGGGGGACACCGCCGGTGCCCTGCGGGCCTTCCGCGCCACGGAGCGCCTCTGCGCCGCCCTGCCTCCGGACGCCCCCCTGCCCCTGGGTGAGGGCGAGCGCGCCGGAGCGCTGGCGCGGGTGGCCGGCGCCGAGCTCGAGCGGCTGGAGCACACGCGGGAGGAGGGCTGA
- a CDS encoding chemotaxis protein CheW — protein sequence MAENKTGGGLDWAQAHARLERLARTAETAHASTPEEERAVLDARARELARPPSAEKAAGSVLEVARFRSGGQLYALATRFVHEVLRDVELTPLPGAPPLLRGLTLLRGEVLPLVELAPLFGRPPTRTGDVVLVVGTTRPELGLCVDEVEEVTLLDREELLPPPTTLDLASSELMSGIHREGLILLEGEALLSDSRLIFDIADEGTS from the coding sequence ATGGCGGAGAACAAGACAGGGGGCGGCCTGGACTGGGCCCAGGCCCACGCGCGGCTGGAGCGCCTGGCCCGAACCGCCGAGACGGCGCACGCCTCGACTCCCGAGGAGGAGCGCGCGGTGCTCGATGCGCGCGCGCGCGAGCTGGCACGGCCCCCCAGCGCCGAGAAGGCCGCGGGCAGTGTGTTGGAGGTGGCGCGCTTCCGCTCCGGCGGGCAGCTCTACGCGCTGGCCACGCGCTTCGTCCACGAGGTGCTTCGCGACGTGGAGCTCACCCCGCTGCCGGGCGCCCCTCCCCTGCTCCGAGGCCTCACCCTGCTGCGCGGCGAGGTGCTCCCCCTCGTGGAGCTGGCCCCGCTCTTCGGCCGCCCGCCCACGCGCACCGGGGACGTCGTCCTCGTGGTGGGCACCACCCGCCCGGAGCTGGGCCTGTGCGTGGACGAGGTCGAGGAAGTCACCCTCCTGGACCGCGAGGAGCTGCTGCCCCCTCCCACCACCCTGGACCTCGCCTCCAGCGAGCTGATGTCCGGCATCCACCGTGAAGGCCTCATCCTGCTAGAGGGCGAGGCCCTGCTGAGCGACAGTCGCCTCATCTTCGACATCGCCGACGAAGGAACCTCATGA
- a CDS encoding methyl-accepting chemotaxis protein has product MSIGKKIGLGYGLSLLILLVVASVAYQIAHQMTGTSEELFQERKRLRVLRDVRSLIVDAETGQRGFIITGDEKYLEPYSEAVEALKQNLPQLRQLMVGSSLQERLPRLEALIDTRLRQLEDNVRLRREKGMEPAMENIRGGTSLKTMQQIREEADSMLATGEQQWTEMQEGARGNAERGLIILAICSALAVISVTAGSVIITRGITTPLDRLMKGVEQLGQGNLAHRIVVDNEDETGRLARAFNAMAERRQESEAKLAQQSTQREQVLRTVAEFVNQLAGASAEILSSTSEQVASAQEQGSAVSETVSTVEEIAQTSEEAAGRARAVSESARQSEELGKSGRRAVDEAVNAMATVREQVESIASRILALAEQAQSIGDIINTVNDISEQTHMLALNASIEASRAGEQGRGFAVVAAEVKALADQSKKATAQVRQILGHIQKATHSAVLGTEEGTKSVSSATRVVGQAGATIQSLGELLAQASITAAQIAASANQQATGIGQIRQAMRDVNQSAQQALASTRQTERAVQDLNAMGLKLKGLLSDYGR; this is encoded by the coding sequence ATGAGTATCGGGAAGAAGATCGGTCTCGGGTATGGCCTGTCCCTGCTGATCCTGTTGGTGGTGGCCTCCGTGGCCTACCAGATCGCCCACCAGATGACGGGCACCTCCGAGGAGCTGTTCCAGGAGCGCAAGCGGCTGCGCGTGCTGCGCGACGTGCGCTCGCTCATCGTCGACGCGGAGACGGGCCAGCGCGGCTTCATCATCACCGGGGACGAGAAGTACCTGGAGCCCTACTCCGAGGCGGTGGAGGCGCTGAAGCAGAACCTGCCGCAGCTGCGCCAGCTGATGGTGGGCTCGAGCCTGCAGGAGCGGCTGCCCCGGCTCGAGGCACTGATCGACACCCGGCTGAGGCAGTTGGAGGACAACGTGCGCCTGCGCCGGGAGAAAGGCATGGAGCCCGCCATGGAGAACATCCGCGGCGGCACGAGCCTGAAGACGATGCAGCAGATCCGCGAGGAGGCCGACTCGATGCTCGCGACCGGCGAGCAGCAATGGACCGAGATGCAGGAGGGGGCCCGCGGCAACGCCGAGCGCGGCCTCATCATCCTCGCCATCTGCTCGGCGCTGGCGGTCATCAGCGTCACCGCGGGCAGCGTCATCATCACCCGGGGCATCACCACCCCCTTGGATCGGCTGATGAAGGGCGTGGAGCAGCTGGGCCAGGGCAACCTCGCCCACCGCATCGTCGTCGACAACGAGGACGAGACGGGCCGGCTCGCGCGCGCCTTCAACGCCATGGCCGAGCGACGGCAGGAGTCGGAGGCGAAGCTGGCCCAGCAGTCCACCCAGCGCGAGCAGGTGCTGCGCACCGTGGCCGAGTTCGTCAACCAGCTGGCCGGCGCCAGCGCGGAGATCCTCTCCAGCACCAGCGAGCAGGTGGCCAGCGCCCAGGAGCAGGGCAGCGCCGTGTCCGAGACGGTGAGCACCGTGGAGGAGATCGCCCAGACCTCCGAGGAGGCCGCCGGCCGCGCCCGCGCCGTGAGCGAGTCGGCCCGCCAGTCCGAGGAGCTGGGCAAGAGCGGCCGCCGGGCCGTGGACGAGGCCGTGAACGCCATGGCCACCGTGCGCGAGCAGGTGGAATCCATCGCCTCGCGCATCCTCGCCCTGGCCGAGCAGGCTCAGTCCATCGGCGACATCATCAACACCGTCAACGACATCTCCGAGCAGACGCACATGCTGGCGCTCAACGCCTCCATCGAGGCCAGCCGCGCCGGCGAGCAGGGCCGGGGCTTCGCCGTGGTGGCCGCCGAGGTGAAGGCGCTGGCCGACCAGTCCAAGAAGGCCACCGCTCAGGTGCGGCAGATTCTGGGCCACATCCAGAAGGCCACCCACTCGGCGGTGCTCGGCACCGAGGAGGGCACCAAGAGCGTCTCCTCCGCCACCCGCGTGGTGGGCCAGGCGGGCGCCACCATCCAGTCCCTGGGCGAGCTGCTGGCGCAGGCGTCGATTACCGCGGCGCAGATCGCCGCCTCGGCCAACCAGCAGGCCACGGGCATCGGACAGATTCGCCAGGCCATGCGGGACGTGAACCAGTCCGCGCAGCAGGCGCTGGCCTCCACGCGTCAGACG